A window of Nitrosopumilus sp. b3 contains these coding sequences:
- the leuC gene encoding 3-isopropylmalate dehydratase large subunit yields the protein MGKTLFEKIWESHIIVEKPNKPSLIYIDRHLVHEVTSPQAFDGLRMNNRKVRRPDLTIATMDHNVPTNDRSLPILDQTSAIQIQTLEKNCKDFGITLFDINSPNQGIVHVIGPQLGITLPGSTIVCGDSHTSTHGAFGALALGIGTSDVEHVLASQTMWLEKPKPFEIRVEGKRKNPHAVTAKDIVLSIIKNIGTGGGTGTVIEYRGEGIEDLSMEQRMTICNMSIEAGARAGLVAPDEKTFDYLRGRKYTPKNYESLVEEWREHLKTDTDAKFEKQFVLHIDDIAPQVSWGTNPGMTCDVTESVPSPDEFSKGDPNQKKGAEKALDYMNLKPGTPIEEIKIDRVFIGSCTNARLEDLIEASKVVKGQKISPDVRAMVVPGSQMVKKQAEEMGLDRIFIDANFEWREAGCSMCLGMNPDILSPGERCASTSNRNFEGRQGTGGRTHLVSPVMAAAAAINGHFVDVRKLDLN from the coding sequence ATGGGAAAAACACTTTTTGAAAAAATTTGGGAATCTCATATTATAGTTGAAAAACCAAATAAACCATCTCTAATCTACATTGATAGACATTTAGTGCATGAAGTAACATCCCCTCAAGCATTTGATGGATTGCGAATGAATAACAGAAAGGTTCGACGACCTGATCTTACCATAGCTACAATGGATCATAATGTTCCAACAAATGATAGGTCGCTCCCAATTTTGGATCAAACTTCTGCAATTCAAATACAAACACTGGAAAAAAACTGTAAAGATTTTGGAATAACTCTATTTGATATTAATAGTCCAAATCAAGGAATTGTTCACGTAATTGGTCCTCAATTAGGAATTACATTACCTGGTTCTACCATTGTGTGTGGTGATAGTCACACATCAACTCATGGTGCTTTTGGTGCTTTGGCATTAGGAATTGGAACAAGTGATGTGGAGCATGTCTTGGCATCACAAACTATGTGGCTTGAAAAACCAAAACCCTTTGAGATTAGAGTTGAGGGAAAAAGAAAGAACCCTCACGCAGTAACTGCAAAAGATATTGTTCTCTCGATAATCAAAAACATAGGAACTGGAGGAGGTACAGGTACAGTAATCGAGTATAGGGGTGAGGGTATAGAAGATCTTTCCATGGAACAGAGAATGACTATCTGCAATATGTCTATTGAAGCAGGAGCCAGAGCAGGATTAGTTGCCCCTGATGAGAAAACATTTGATTATCTTAGAGGCCGAAAATATACTCCTAAAAATTACGAATCTCTAGTTGAAGAATGGCGTGAGCATCTAAAGACTGACACTGATGCAAAATTTGAGAAACAATTTGTTTTACACATTGATGATATTGCTCCTCAAGTAAGCTGGGGAACAAATCCTGGTATGACTTGTGATGTAACTGAATCAGTTCCATCTCCTGATGAATTTTCAAAAGGTGATCCTAACCAAAAGAAGGGTGCAGAAAAAGCACTTGATTATATGAATCTGAAACCTGGAACTCCAATTGAAGAAATCAAAATTGATAGAGTTTTCATTGGATCATGTACTAATGCAAGATTAGAAGATCTTATTGAGGCCTCAAAGGTTGTCAAGGGACAAAAAATATCTCCTGATGTTAGAGCAATGGTTGTACCTGGTTCTCAAATGGTAAAAAAGCAAGCAGAAGAAATGGGTCTTGATAGAATTTTCATTGATGCTAATTTTGAATGGAGAGAAGCTGGATGCAGCATGTGCCTTGGAATGAACCCTGATATTTTATCTCCTGGAGAGAGATGTGCTAGTACATCAAACAGAAACTTTGAGGGAAGGCAGGGAACTGGTGGGAGAACTCACCTGGTTAGTCCAGTAATGGCCGCAGCTGCTGCAATTAATGGGCACTTTGTAGATGTTAGGAAATTGGATTTGAATTAA
- the leuD gene encoding 3-isopropylmalate dehydratase small subunit, translated as MEPFKNISSIITPLDKVNVDTDQIVPKQFLKLVQKSGFGKFLFFNWRYDEAENKKSDFVLNDPKYDGSKILVAGDNFGCGSSREHAVWALKDYGFSVIIAPSFADIFFSNCFKNGLLPISLDEKIVELIQKQTDPISVDLENQTIETSTQEIHFDIDSHMKKILLEGLDDIAQTFQYEDKITEFEKNSKIPSVL; from the coding sequence ATGGAGCCATTCAAAAACATATCAAGTATCATTACACCTCTGGATAAAGTAAATGTGGATACTGATCAAATTGTTCCAAAACAATTTCTGAAATTAGTTCAAAAGTCTGGATTTGGAAAGTTCTTGTTTTTCAATTGGCGATATGATGAGGCAGAAAATAAGAAATCTGATTTTGTATTAAATGATCCAAAATATGATGGCTCTAAAATCCTAGTTGCAGGTGACAATTTCGGATGCGGCTCTAGTCGTGAGCATGCTGTTTGGGCCCTAAAAGACTATGGCTTTTCAGTGATTATCGCACCATCTTTTGCTGATATCTTCTTTAGTAATTGTTTCAAAAATGGACTTTTGCCAATTTCACTTGATGAAAAAATAGTAGAACTCATCCAAAAACAGACCGATCCCATTAGTGTTGATTTGGAAAACCAAACTATCGAAACTTCCACTCAAGAAATTCATTTTGATATTGACTCTCATATGAAAAAAATTCTCTTAGAAGGCTTAGATGATATCGCTCAAACTTTCCAATACGAAGACAAGATCACAGAGTTTGAAAAAAATTCTAAAATCCCATCTGTTTTATAA
- a CDS encoding nucleotidyltransferase family protein, which produces MKAIILAGGKGTRGKPYTEYFPKAMTPIDGKPLIDYVIKYLRSFSFIKEIIIISDFTGLGGQIKNYYENQKEITFVQDSQSGTGGDLLHIENKIKGESEFILWFVDNLCAINLEKMHEQYVAKKSTACIATRSKRKEETGFAVVEDGIIKEFKEKPLIDLHLSECLGIYMLGSDVIKRIKSKSKQKEINLSFDILQQLSKEGKISAYDIGEIEWIDAESPMVLERNEKTVKKIIKQMGF; this is translated from the coding sequence GTGAAGGCCATAATTTTAGCTGGCGGAAAAGGAACTAGAGGTAAGCCTTATACGGAATATTTTCCAAAGGCAATGACGCCAATTGATGGAAAGCCACTTATTGATTATGTAATAAAATATCTAAGATCATTTAGTTTCATTAAAGAGATAATCATAATTTCGGATTTTACAGGGTTGGGAGGTCAAATAAAGAATTATTATGAAAATCAAAAAGAAATTACCTTCGTTCAAGACTCGCAAAGCGGTACCGGTGGGGATTTGCTTCATATTGAAAATAAAATCAAAGGCGAATCAGAATTTATTCTGTGGTTTGTAGACAACTTGTGTGCCATCAATCTAGAAAAGATGCACGAGCAATATGTTGCAAAAAAAAGTACGGCATGCATTGCAACAAGATCAAAAAGAAAAGAAGAGACAGGGTTTGCAGTAGTTGAGGATGGGATAATTAAAGAATTCAAAGAAAAACCATTAATAGATTTGCATCTATCTGAATGTCTTGGAATCTACATGTTGGGTTCAGATGTTATTAAAAGAATAAAGTCAAAGTCAAAACAAAAGGAGATTAATCTGTCATTTGATATTTTACAGCAGCTCTCAAAGGAAGGAAAAATCAGTGCATATGACATTGGAGAAATAGAATGGATTGATGCTGAGTCCCCAATGGTTTTAGAAAGAAATGAGAAAACAGTAAAGAAGATTATAAAACAGATGGGATTTTAG
- the rpsI gene encoding 30S ribosomal protein S9: MTTPKTEIYFATRKRASAHVYITKGQGKVRINNVPVEMIPQETAREVILGPLEITGDLRDKIDISVRVRGGGFMGQASAAATGITRALIGWTKSKKEPKEHPLPKSAREDLRKRISDFDKYLVSGDARQKEPKKFGGPGARRRKQKSYR, from the coding sequence ATGACAACTCCAAAAACTGAAATTTATTTTGCAACAAGAAAGAGAGCTAGCGCACACGTGTACATTACAAAAGGACAAGGTAAAGTAAGAATTAACAATGTTCCAGTAGAAATGATTCCTCAAGAGACTGCACGTGAAGTTATTTTAGGTCCACTAGAGATCACTGGAGATTTGAGAGATAAAATTGATATTTCTGTCAGAGTAAGAGGCGGAGGATTTATGGGCCAAGCCAGTGCAGCTGCAACTGGAATTACCAGAGCACTGATTGGATGGACTAAATCTAAAAAAGAACCAAAAGAACACCCACTTCCAAAATCTGCAAGAGAAGATCTTCGAAAACGAATCTCTGATTTTGATAAATATCTAGTCAGTGGAGATGCCAGACAAAAAGAACCAAAGAAATTTGGTGGCCCTGGTGCAAGAAGAAGAAAACAGAAATCATACCGTTAG
- the rplM gene encoding 50S ribosomal protein L13 has product MANGRINKSTRGTKQETVVRTDRPIVVDATNHIAGRLASYVAKLLIQGNRVSVVNCEKIMMSGTRVNQIKEYREFLEINSIINYKHGPVHYRRPDTVIAKMIRQMLPFDRKPSGKESYQRLRTYIGSPKQIKSLEKIQFEKAKIKRTPANYTTLGEICRVIGWTE; this is encoded by the coding sequence TTGGCTAATGGAAGAATAAACAAATCCACAAGAGGAACAAAACAGGAAACAGTTGTAAGAACAGATAGACCTATTGTTGTGGATGCAACAAATCACATTGCAGGAAGATTAGCATCATATGTTGCAAAATTACTCATTCAAGGAAACAGAGTGTCAGTTGTAAATTGTGAAAAAATTATGATGAGTGGCACTAGAGTAAACCAAATCAAAGAATATAGAGAATTTTTAGAAATCAACAGTATTATCAACTACAAACATGGACCAGTTCACTATAGAAGACCAGATACAGTAATTGCAAAAATGATTCGTCAGATGTTACCATTTGATAGAAAGCCATCTGGAAAAGAATCATATCAAAGGCTAAGAACTTACATCGGTTCCCCAAAACAAATCAAATCACTTGAAAAAATTCAATTTGAGAAAGCAAAAATTAAAAGAACTCCAGCAAACTATACAACATTAGGCGAAATATGCAGAGTAATAGGGTGGACTGAATGA
- a CDS encoding 50S ribosomal protein L18e yields MTNQVVIRMAKDLKKASTKNDAPIWAKLAEYALKPSIARRDLNLNRIGQLTKENDTVVFPGKVLGTGSVPHKITLFSFAISNSAANKIIEKGGKIISYSDLIEQNPTGKGVVLLG; encoded by the coding sequence ATGACTAATCAAGTAGTTATACGCATGGCAAAAGATCTAAAAAAAGCATCAACTAAAAATGACGCTCCAATTTGGGCAAAATTAGCTGAATATGCATTAAAACCATCCATAGCAAGAAGGGATCTAAACTTGAATCGAATTGGTCAATTAACAAAAGAAAATGATACAGTAGTATTTCCAGGTAAAGTTCTTGGAACAGGAAGTGTTCCCCATAAAATCACATTATTCTCATTTGCAATTTCAAATTCTGCTGCAAACAAAATCATAGAAAAAGGCGGAAAAATTATAAGTTATTCTGATTTGATTGAGCAAAACCCAACAGGTAAAGGAGTTGTACTACTTGGCTAA
- a CDS encoding DNA-directed RNA polymerase subunit D, with product MSSLEVISKDNQKIAVKLKGVPLQYANALRRVCLNGVPVFAIDTVDILENSSVLPDEGLAHRLGLIPLKTDLSRFNEPSKCDCKSETGCTNCRVMLVLDSGDSDVTRSILSNELSSEDESVKPVSDKIPIVQLAPGQRIKVECYARLGRGTEHAKWNSANISTIVDTDKEDEKILTVESTGSLNPEQIILAGVDEVSSKLGQFKETIDQIQE from the coding sequence TTGTCATCCTTAGAGGTAATTAGTAAAGATAATCAAAAAATAGCTGTAAAGCTAAAAGGAGTTCCATTGCAATATGCAAATGCACTCAGACGTGTCTGTCTAAATGGTGTCCCAGTATTTGCAATTGATACAGTCGATATACTTGAAAACTCTTCAGTACTACCCGATGAAGGGCTTGCACATAGACTTGGATTAATTCCATTAAAGACAGATTTGAGTAGATTTAACGAGCCATCAAAATGTGATTGTAAGAGTGAAACCGGATGTACAAATTGTAGAGTAATGTTAGTTTTAGACTCAGGGGACTCCGATGTTACAAGATCTATCCTTTCAAATGAATTATCTTCTGAAGACGAATCAGTAAAACCAGTTTCAGACAAAATCCCAATTGTCCAGTTAGCTCCAGGTCAACGAATCAAAGTTGAATGTTATGCAAGACTTGGACGTGGAACAGAACATGCAAAATGGAACTCTGCAAACATTTCTACAATTGTTGATACTGATAAAGAGGATGAAAAGATTCTCACAGTAGAGTCAACAGGTTCACTTAATCCTGAACAAATTATTCTAGCAGGAGTAGATGAAGTTAGCAGTAAACTAGGTCAATTCAAAGAAACCATTGACCAGATTCAAGAGTAA
- a CDS encoding ribosome assembly factor SBDS, whose translation MADYTLVRYSYEGEKFEIMVKPDPALDYRLGKKKDISSILVSDEIYTDASKGTRPTAEKLQHAFKTEDQAEIAEIILKKGDLNLTTDQRKKMIEEKKKQIVTFIAKTYVDPRTHLPHPPLRIEQAMKDGRVSIDPHKTVDEQVKDIVEKLRSIIALKSENLKLEITIPAQYASQSYAVLKSVGSLTKEEWQNNGSLKAILEIPAAARPNVIDRLGSITKGSATVEVMK comes from the coding sequence ATGGCAGATTACACGTTGGTTAGATATTCCTATGAGGGGGAAAAATTTGAAATTATGGTAAAGCCTGACCCTGCTTTAGATTATCGGTTAGGTAAGAAAAAGGATATTTCATCAATCTTGGTTTCTGATGAAATTTACACTGATGCCAGTAAAGGCACAAGGCCAACTGCTGAGAAATTACAACATGCATTCAAAACTGAAGACCAGGCAGAAATAGCAGAAATAATTCTCAAGAAAGGAGATCTGAATCTTACCACTGATCAAAGAAAAAAAATGATTGAAGAGAAGAAAAAACAGATTGTCACATTTATTGCCAAAACATATGTCGATCCTAGAACTCATCTTCCACACCCCCCACTAAGAATCGAGCAGGCTATGAAAGACGGTAGAGTATCAATTGATCCCCACAAAACAGTAGATGAACAGGTTAAGGATATTGTTGAAAAACTTCGTTCTATCATTGCTTTAAAATCTGAGAATCTAAAATTGGAAATTACAATTCCTGCACAATATGCATCTCAATCATATGCAGTTTTAAAATCTGTAGGTTCTCTAACCAAAGAAGAATGGCAAAATAATGGTTCACTAAAAGCAATACTTGAAATACCCGCTGCAGCAAGGCCAAACGTGATTGATAGATTAGGCTCTATAACCAAAGGCTCTGCTACAGTTGAGGTAATGAAATAA
- the rrp4 gene encoding exosome complex RNA-binding protein Rrp4, which translates to MDNKRKYVIPGDVVTTGPFRPEQNVELQGNKIISTTIGISEIYDDSVKVIPLTGKYIPKINDLVIGKVISHTSLSWELDINSCYVGFLPAQDVFGRDFSAHADELSSKLKSGDLVAARIANFDRTRDPLVTISDRDLGKIDTGDLVKISPSKVPRLIGKRGTMIQMIEMATDAAITIGQNGWVVVSCESPEGLLKAKKAIEMVNEKAHVANLTDQVKEMLESKGES; encoded by the coding sequence ATGGATAATAAAAGAAAATACGTTATTCCAGGCGATGTAGTAACTACAGGACCATTTAGACCTGAGCAAAATGTAGAGCTTCAAGGAAATAAGATCATCTCAACTACAATTGGAATTTCTGAAATTTATGATGATTCAGTAAAGGTAATCCCACTTACTGGAAAATATATTCCAAAAATCAATGATTTAGTTATAGGTAAAGTAATTTCTCATACTTCTCTTTCATGGGAACTTGACATTAATTCCTGCTATGTTGGATTCCTTCCTGCACAAGATGTTTTTGGACGTGATTTTTCTGCTCATGCTGATGAACTTTCATCCAAACTAAAGTCTGGTGACTTGGTTGCAGCAAGAATTGCAAATTTTGATAGAACACGAGATCCACTGGTTACGATTTCTGATAGAGATTTAGGTAAAATTGATACTGGAGATTTGGTAAAAATCTCCCCCAGTAAGGTTCCGCGCCTAATTGGAAAAAGAGGTACCATGATCCAGATGATAGAGATGGCAACCGATGCTGCAATTACAATTGGTCAGAATGGCTGGGTAGTTGTTTCTTGTGAGTCTCCCGAGGGATTATTAAAGGCTAAAAAGGCAATTGAAATGGTTAATGAAAAAGCACATGTTGCTAATTTGACTGATCAAGTGAAAGAAATGTTAGAATCAAAAGGTGAATCATAA
- the rrp41 gene encoding exosome complex exonuclease Rrp41 → MGGRDATMVLLDENGIRCDGRKVDEPRRIMIKAGGLKNADGSAYIEFGDNKILVGVFGPRDVHPKHMSDTDTGILRVRYHMEPFSVGERKNPAPSRREIEISKVIKEALEPAVMLEKFPRTAVDVFIEVLQADGGTRCAALSAASVALADAGIPMRDMVAACAAGKVADTIVLDVNNEEDQAGQADMPIGYMPSLEKITLLQLDGVLTPEEYKKCIQVGVDGCKIVYDIQKKALQDKYFGNGAD, encoded by the coding sequence ATGGGCGGAAGAGACGCAACAATGGTCCTATTGGACGAGAATGGTATACGTTGTGATGGCCGTAAAGTAGACGAACCAAGACGAATTATGATTAAAGCCGGCGGACTAAAAAACGCAGATGGTTCAGCTTACATTGAATTTGGTGATAACAAAATTCTAGTTGGTGTTTTTGGTCCAAGAGACGTTCATCCAAAACACATGTCTGATACTGACACTGGAATCTTAAGAGTTAGATATCATATGGAGCCTTTTTCTGTTGGAGAAAGAAAGAATCCTGCTCCTTCTAGAAGAGAAATTGAAATTTCTAAAGTAATCAAAGAAGCATTAGAGCCTGCAGTTATGCTAGAAAAATTCCCAAGAACTGCAGTTGATGTTTTCATTGAAGTATTGCAAGCAGATGGTGGAACCCGTTGTGCTGCACTTTCAGCAGCATCAGTTGCACTAGCTGATGCTGGAATTCCAATGAGAGATATGGTAGCAGCTTGTGCTGCAGGAAAAGTGGCAGATACTATAGTTTTAGATGTTAACAATGAAGAGGACCAGGCAGGTCAAGCAGATATGCCAATTGGATATATGCCAAGTCTTGAAAAAATTACATTATTACAATTAGATGGTGTTCTTACTCCTGAGGAATACAAAAAATGTATTCAAGTTGGAGTTGATGGATGTAAAATTGTTTATGATATTCAAAAGAAAGCACTTCAAGACAAATACTTTGGAAACGGAGCTGATTAA
- the rrp42 gene encoding exosome complex protein Rrp42, which yields MTSTSVLDDLRKSQILELLEQGKRVDGRALDEVREIRIETNAIPKANGSARVFLGDTEVVCGVKIQPDRPFPDTGDKGLFICTAELLPLSHPTVETGPPQPHVIELARVVDRGIRESHMVDVSQLVIEKDKSVIGVFADNVVVDYDGNLFDACSYASVAALLTSKTPKWNWVDDSPTLVEGEDTPLPITTIPVSVTMGKIGNHIIVDPNGDEWESMDARITITTDGDGNICALQKGGFDGFTQEEINQCGEISVRVGAKIREKLKQAQTAGQ from the coding sequence ATGACATCTACTTCTGTTCTTGATGATCTAAGGAAATCACAAATTCTAGAGTTACTCGAACAAGGAAAAAGAGTAGATGGTAGAGCACTAGATGAAGTAAGAGAAATTAGAATTGAGACTAATGCTATTCCTAAAGCAAATGGTTCTGCAAGAGTTTTTCTTGGTGATACCGAAGTAGTATGTGGAGTGAAAATCCAACCTGATAGACCTTTCCCAGATACTGGTGACAAGGGTCTTTTCATTTGTACTGCTGAACTTTTACCCCTTTCACATCCTACTGTTGAAACTGGACCTCCACAACCACACGTAATTGAATTGGCAAGAGTTGTTGATAGAGGAATTAGAGAAAGCCATATGGTTGATGTTTCTCAATTAGTTATTGAAAAAGATAAATCAGTCATTGGTGTATTTGCTGATAACGTTGTAGTTGATTATGATGGAAATCTCTTTGATGCTTGCTCTTATGCTAGTGTAGCTGCATTACTTACATCAAAAACTCCTAAATGGAATTGGGTTGATGATTCCCCAACACTTGTAGAGGGTGAAGATACGCCATTACCAATTACCACAATTCCTGTATCTGTAACTATGGGAAAAATAGGAAATCACATTATTGTAGATCCAAATGGTGATGAATGGGAAAGTATGGATGCGCGAATTACAATTACGACTGATGGTGATGGAAATATCTGTGCATTACAAAAAGGTGGCTTTGATGGATTCACTCAAGAAGAGATTAACCAATGCGGTGAAATCTCAGTACGAGTAGGAGCAAAAATAAGAGAAAAATTAAAACAAGCCCAAACGGCAGGTCAATAA
- a CDS encoding 50S ribosomal protein L37: MAKAKKSLKGLGARYGIKLRKQYTKIHLQLKEKRTCPECGSKTFGRDAVGIWSCKKCSYKVAGTAYDIKL; this comes from the coding sequence ATGGCAAAAGCAAAAAAATCACTTAAAGGATTAGGCGCTCGTTACGGAATTAAGCTTAGAAAACAATATACAAAAATCCATCTTCAACTCAAAGAAAAAAGAACCTGCCCTGAATGCGGTTCAAAAACTTTTGGTAGGGATGCCGTAGGTATCTGGTCTTGCAAGAAATGCAGCTATAAGGTAGCCGGAACTGCATATGACATTAAGCTTTAG
- a CDS encoding KEOPS complex subunit Pcc1: protein MTLSFSAKIIVDAKDKNKAIFDSVNTDNEFYPENPVKTKITFDKKIEISAESQQLTHLRANLNSTLRLIQASYDSIESVKI from the coding sequence ATGACATTAAGCTTTAGTGCAAAAATTATCGTTGATGCAAAAGACAAGAACAAAGCAATTTTTGATTCTGTGAATACTGATAACGAATTTTATCCAGAAAATCCTGTAAAAACAAAGATTACGTTTGATAAAAAAATTGAAATTTCTGCAGAATCTCAACAACTAACCCATCTCAGAGCAAATCTTAATTCAACACTTAGGCTAATCCAGGCAAGTTATGATTCGATTGAATCGGTAAAGATATAA
- a CDS encoding prefoldin subunit beta, translating into MSSPQMPPWLQEQIMKLQQSQQNLQAVMTQKQHLEMEKAETAKALDELKKVTDNDAVFKQAGTVLIKSTKQQLIDELEEKEEMAKTRFTVLEKQEERLKESLKEQEAKITEMMKGGSANPAPPAEDNPRK; encoded by the coding sequence ATGTCATCTCCACAAATGCCTCCATGGCTTCAAGAGCAAATTATGAAATTACAACAATCTCAACAAAACCTACAAGCAGTAATGACCCAAAAACAGCATCTTGAGATGGAAAAAGCAGAAACTGCAAAAGCATTAGATGAATTAAAAAAAGTTACAGATAATGATGCCGTCTTTAAGCAAGCTGGAACTGTTTTGATAAAATCCACTAAACAACAACTAATTGATGAATTAGAAGAGAAAGAAGAAATGGCAAAGACCCGTTTTACAGTACTTGAAAAACAAGAGGAGCGTCTAAAAGAATCACTCAAAGAACAAGAGGCAAAAATCACTGAAATGATGAAAGGCGGTTCAGCAAATCCTGCTCCACCTGCAGAAGATAATCCAAGAAAATAA
- a CDS encoding ERCC4 domain-containing protein, protein MKLENLRIIVDERERKSGIPELLKSVGMNLEMKTLPIGDYIVAPETIVERKSIRDLMASVFDGRLFDQCSRLKEHFENPVVLMEGNVDEIEEITENPLIFYGAISTVVLDFKIPVIPTPSAAHTAKLLVSMCSRKESHKGPYLKKIKKSSDLERQQLSSLCSLPGIGEKFAVRMLEKFGTPLKVFTATTADLAKVEGLGEARAKKIKTVLDSKSKHLKKSNQKTLHDE, encoded by the coding sequence GTGAAATTAGAGAATCTTCGAATTATTGTTGATGAGAGGGAACGTAAAAGCGGAATTCCTGAACTCCTAAAATCAGTCGGAATGAATCTTGAGATGAAAACACTCCCTATTGGTGATTACATTGTTGCCCCCGAAACAATTGTTGAGCGAAAAAGTATTCGTGATCTTATGGCATCTGTATTTGATGGAAGACTTTTTGATCAATGTTCAAGACTAAAGGAACACTTTGAGAATCCCGTTGTTCTCATGGAGGGAAATGTAGATGAGATTGAAGAAATAACTGAAAATCCTCTAATATTTTATGGTGCAATATCTACAGTAGTACTTGATTTTAAAATTCCTGTAATCCCTACTCCCAGTGCTGCACATACTGCAAAATTATTGGTATCGATGTGCTCTAGAAAGGAATCTCACAAAGGGCCATATTTGAAAAAAATCAAAAAATCATCTGATCTAGAACGTCAACAATTATCCTCACTTTGTAGTTTGCCTGGAATTGGAGAAAAATTTGCAGTTAGGATGCTTGAGAAATTTGGAACTCCTCTGAAAGTTTTTACTGCAACTACTGCTGATTTGGCAAAAGTTGAAGGATTAGGAGAAGCACGTGCCAAGAAAATCAAAACTGTTCTTGACTCAAAAAGCAAACATTTGAAAAAATCTAATCAAAAAACTCTGCATGATGAATGA
- a CDS encoding rhodanese-like domain-containing protein, with product MFVTVDWLKEHQFDPDVVIVDTRPKTMFLYGHLPNSQSLSIEQVIRFDEFGSNLVIEQEKIVELFSNLGIDETKTVILIGDAMDPSVARIVWTFLYFGHEKTYLLNSNSSDLQKHGFELKRQTTIPKPAKFSPKINHDIRIESDFLKDHLTDFEILDARSPQEFMGGHLPNSKLIPFTEGIGYDGNLFQNKEFLDDLFLQKNISKDKEIVCYCMHGHRASNLFLQLKIAGFEKVKLYDGSFVEWTGKKLPLE from the coding sequence ATGTTTGTAACAGTTGATTGGCTCAAAGAGCATCAATTTGATCCTGATGTTGTAATTGTAGACACACGTCCAAAGACAATGTTTCTTTATGGGCATTTACCAAATTCACAATCACTTTCAATAGAGCAGGTAATCCGCTTTGATGAATTTGGTTCTAACTTGGTAATTGAGCAAGAAAAGATTGTTGAACTTTTTAGTAATTTAGGAATCGATGAAACAAAAACAGTGATCTTAATTGGAGATGCTATGGATCCATCTGTTGCAAGAATTGTTTGGACGTTTTTATATTTTGGACATGAAAAAACATATCTTCTAAATTCAAATTCATCTGATTTACAAAAACATGGATTTGAGTTAAAGCGTCAAACTACAATTCCAAAACCTGCAAAATTCTCGCCAAAAATTAATCATGACATCCGAATAGAATCTGACTTTTTAAAAGATCATTTGACTGATTTTGAAATTTTAGATGCACGAAGTCCTCAAGAATTTATGGGTGGGCATCTTCCAAACTCAAAACTCATTCCATTTACTGAAGGGATTGGTTATGATGGAAATTTATTTCAAAACAAAGAATTCCTTGATGATCTATTTTTACAAAAAAATATCTCAAAGGATAAAGAGATAGTTTGCTACTGTATGCATGGCCACAGAGCATCAAATCTATTTTTACAACTTAAAATTGCAGGGTTTGAAAAAGTAAAACTCTATGATGGCTCATTTGTTGAATGGACTGGAAAAAAATTACCCCTTGAGTAA